Proteins co-encoded in one Sinobacterium norvegicum genomic window:
- a CDS encoding succinylglutamate desuccinylase/aspartoacylase family protein, whose amino-acid sequence MFLSFLSGKAKLTPLFIMALLTLSVRANEMPAAEKSSSDTEPSSIIVENASGTIAIEIPQAEPQSNDDTAGSAGMSTVANEITTELATETTYPASTVQALRDQVIEQLPQAESVDLGKPMAVESPAPASITDSKKAPQSPATETEQAAEVTVVESVAQVSEEDGRAFVLLGKEVPPATSTRLMWQPSQGFAGLYSPTPVLVVNGKHKGPTLCLTAAVHGDELNGIEMVRQIMYTLDIEKLNGTVVGVPIVNLQGFHRGTRYLTDRRDLNRYFPGNTSGSSADRIAHSFFHEVILHCDAVVDLHTGSFYRTNLPQLRADLTNPQVVELTKGFGSTVVLHGEGSKGTLRYAAVQAGIPAVTLEAGGPMMLDKDAVDHGVKAIRTLLNKLGMLKQFSLWGDPEPVYYTSVWERAEQGGILFSNVKLGSRVNKGQVLGVVTDPITNVSTQIRSQHRGRILGLALNQVVQPGFAAYHVGIQAPKEDVSEPSPVIDHKALTNSQEAAEPARPFSVEPQGGETPLDASAEALLPGDGDSLPSNDAGIADPVEH is encoded by the coding sequence ATGTTTTTGTCGTTTTTGTCCGGCAAGGCAAAACTAACACCACTTTTTATCATGGCATTGTTGACCTTGAGTGTCAGGGCTAACGAAATGCCCGCCGCTGAGAAAAGCAGCAGTGACACTGAGCCTTCCAGTATTATTGTCGAGAATGCCAGCGGTACGATAGCGATTGAAATCCCCCAGGCTGAACCGCAAAGTAATGATGATACTGCTGGTTCCGCCGGTATGAGTACTGTTGCTAATGAAATCACGACCGAGCTGGCCACGGAAACAACTTATCCGGCCAGTACGGTACAGGCATTGCGCGATCAGGTGATTGAGCAGTTGCCTCAGGCTGAAAGTGTCGATTTGGGCAAGCCTATGGCGGTTGAGAGTCCGGCGCCAGCATCGATTACTGACAGCAAAAAAGCACCGCAATCGCCAGCTACAGAGACTGAACAAGCCGCTGAAGTGACGGTTGTTGAGAGTGTTGCTCAGGTTAGCGAGGAAGATGGTCGAGCCTTTGTTTTATTGGGTAAGGAGGTGCCGCCGGCGACGTCTACTCGGTTAATGTGGCAGCCCAGTCAAGGCTTTGCTGGCTTGTATAGCCCGACACCCGTGCTGGTGGTTAATGGCAAACATAAGGGGCCAACCTTATGTCTGACAGCGGCAGTGCATGGTGATGAGTTAAACGGTATCGAGATGGTAAGACAAATCATGTACACCCTCGATATTGAGAAATTGAACGGCACAGTTGTCGGTGTCCCAATTGTTAATTTACAAGGTTTTCATCGGGGCACACGTTACCTGACTGACCGGCGTGATTTGAACCGCTACTTCCCTGGCAATACCAGTGGCAGTTCCGCGGATCGTATTGCCCACTCTTTTTTCCACGAGGTTATTCTGCACTGCGATGCGGTGGTTGATCTACATACCGGCTCCTTTTATCGCACCAACCTACCGCAACTACGTGCGGATCTAACCAACCCACAGGTGGTTGAACTTACCAAGGGCTTTGGCTCAACCGTGGTGTTGCACGGTGAGGGTTCTAAGGGAACGTTGCGTTATGCGGCCGTGCAGGCTGGCATTCCTGCGGTGACTCTTGAGGCTGGAGGCCCGATGATGCTCGACAAGGATGCCGTTGATCATGGCGTCAAGGCGATTCGCACCCTGCTGAATAAGCTGGGTATGTTGAAACAATTTAGTTTGTGGGGTGATCCAGAGCCAGTTTACTATACCTCTGTTTGGGAGCGGGCTGAGCAGGGCGGCATTTTATTCAGTAATGTAAAGCTGGGTTCGCGGGTGAATAAGGGGCAGGTGTTGGGGGTGGTCACCGACCCGATTACCAATGTCAGCACGCAAATACGCTCGCAGCACCGAGGCCGAATTTTAGGCCTGGCATTGAATCAGGTGGTGCAGCCAGGTTTTGCTGCCTACCACGTCGGTATTCAGGCGCCAAAGGAGGATGTCAGTGAGCCCAGCCCAGTGATTGATCATAAGGCGCTCACCAATAGTCAGGAGGCTGCTGAACCGGCTCGGCCTTTTTCTGTGGAGCCCCAGGGGGGCGAAACCCCTCTTGATGCATCGGCTGAGGCGTTGTTGCCCGGTGACGGAGATAGCCTGCCGTCGAATGATGCCGGTATCGCAGATCCCGTCGAGCACTGA
- a CDS encoding site-2 protease family protein, giving the protein MQLFNLDFYGKPLMLEASMAGWQQLSWGDTIISQIKTPSAATNSGTIHHRFTLQQFGQQHHIAEDGQHPSQQLECELLVDYQWQPILFKYQLKVDGNPVQQGEVDQQQLAVIPAQPHNIPRPKMGIIGLASLGFKLLKSAKMIKVVLAGASLAAYSWLFSLQFAVALIACLVFHEYGHIRAMKYFGMRTKGIYLVPFLGGLAVSDEKISSRWQDVTISLMGPVFGLLMAFICLLVYWLTDNIFFAGLSAFSALLNLFNLLPILPLDGGHVLKSISFSMHSKMGLGLCIAAALIGVYISYALSLSLLGFLLIIGTFEILSEWKHRYHTHLIPLDRYGQIFSALWYFLTVAGLVAIILYFAGSGDAILGLPLQVLQS; this is encoded by the coding sequence TTGCAACTATTTAACCTCGATTTTTATGGTAAACCACTGATGTTAGAAGCCTCAATGGCTGGCTGGCAACAGCTTAGTTGGGGCGATACGATTATCAGTCAAATCAAAACCCCCAGCGCTGCAACCAACAGCGGCACTATACATCACCGCTTTACCCTGCAACAATTTGGCCAGCAACACCATATCGCAGAAGACGGCCAACACCCCTCGCAGCAACTCGAATGTGAACTGCTGGTTGACTATCAGTGGCAACCGATACTGTTCAAATATCAGCTAAAGGTCGACGGCAACCCCGTTCAGCAGGGCGAGGTGGATCAGCAACAATTGGCGGTGATTCCAGCGCAGCCCCACAATATACCTCGGCCCAAAATGGGTATTATCGGCCTGGCCTCACTGGGATTTAAACTACTCAAGAGCGCCAAAATGATCAAGGTAGTCCTGGCTGGCGCCAGTTTGGCGGCTTACTCTTGGCTGTTTTCGCTGCAATTCGCCGTCGCTTTAATCGCCTGCTTAGTCTTCCATGAATACGGCCATATTCGCGCGATGAAATATTTTGGCATGAGGACTAAGGGCATCTACCTTGTCCCCTTTCTTGGTGGCCTCGCCGTCAGCGATGAGAAAATCAGCAGCCGCTGGCAAGATGTTACCATCTCATTAATGGGGCCTGTTTTTGGTCTCTTGATGGCATTTATCTGCCTGCTGGTTTATTGGCTAACAGATAACATTTTCTTTGCTGGCCTATCAGCTTTTAGCGCCCTGCTTAACCTGTTTAACCTGTTGCCAATACTGCCCCTGGATGGCGGTCATGTGTTGAAGAGCATCAGCTTTTCCATGCACAGCAAAATGGGGTTGGGACTTTGTATTGCCGCCGCCCTCATCGGTGTTTATATCAGCTACGCTCTTAGCCTCAGCTTACTTGGTTTTTTGCTGATTATCGGCACGTTTGAAATTCTCTCTGAGTGGAAACACCGTTATCACACCCACCTCATCCCCCTCGACCGCTATGGGCAAATATTTTCAGCACTGTGGTATTTTCTGACCGTTGCTGGCCTCGTCGCCATCATCCTCTATTTTGCTGGCAGCGGTGATGCTATTCTTGGTCTCCCCCTGCAAGTGTTGCAGAGCTAA
- a CDS encoding RT0821/Lpp0805 family surface protein yields the protein MDRARLWTSSFLSLSIICLSAALAYFSYTVIRTLEAAPQLIHQAQDAAKVIDPILSEVTTVTTLIPQIIEEVALVRAQIPPILQQVEAIQRQIPEILTEIEKTRAVIPSILAETEQVRLTIPPILSEVAGVRKQIPSMINESAGYRALIPHILAEVEATREMVPVTLNKTEYLIAEARVAGQEASEGAVTGFFTGIIKAPFKMVSGASSKMMAISKNLNDEDVALLTGTVEDLINQGNIGQSKTWSNKKSGVSGTTTLARQYKKDGKQCRVITLTAAKANKQLENTERTICVDQTGEWKIIES from the coding sequence ATGGACAGAGCACGTTTATGGACGAGCAGTTTTCTTTCACTCAGTATTATCTGTCTATCCGCGGCATTAGCCTATTTCAGCTATACCGTCATAAGAACCTTAGAAGCAGCGCCTCAGCTCATCCATCAGGCGCAAGATGCCGCCAAGGTAATAGACCCGATACTGTCGGAAGTGACAACAGTCACCACGTTAATACCCCAAATCATCGAAGAGGTCGCCTTGGTACGCGCGCAAATTCCCCCTATATTGCAACAAGTGGAGGCCATACAGCGGCAAATCCCCGAGATTCTCACCGAGATCGAAAAAACCCGTGCCGTCATCCCCTCTATTCTCGCCGAGACTGAGCAGGTCCGATTGACCATCCCGCCGATACTGTCTGAAGTCGCCGGTGTTAGAAAACAAATCCCCAGCATGATTAATGAGTCGGCTGGTTATCGGGCCTTGATTCCTCATATATTGGCAGAGGTTGAAGCCACCCGCGAGATGGTACCGGTCACACTGAACAAGACCGAGTACTTGATTGCTGAGGCAAGAGTCGCTGGGCAAGAAGCCAGCGAGGGCGCAGTGACGGGTTTTTTCACCGGCATTATCAAGGCCCCATTTAAAATGGTCTCTGGCGCCAGTAGTAAAATGATGGCGATTTCTAAAAACCTCAACGACGAGGATGTCGCCCTGCTGACCGGCACGGTAGAAGACTTAATCAACCAGGGAAACATTGGCCAATCAAAGACCTGGAGCAACAAAAAGTCCGGCGTTTCAGGCACTACGACGCTGGCGCGTCAATACAAAAAAGATGGCAAGCAGTGCCGCGTGATCACTCTGACCGCCGCCAAAGCGAACAAACAGCTTGAGAACACCGAGCGTACCATCTGTGTCGATCAAACCGGAGAGTGGAAGATTATTGAAAGCTGA